TACGGAGCATAAGCAGGTCGAACTGGAGGATGGCCGGGCCATCGCTTTCCAGTGGTGCGTTCTCGCTACCGGGGGCAAGGTCCGGAGCCTCGTCTGTCCAGGATCGAAGCTTGGCGGCATTCACTATCTCCGCACCGTGGCCGACGTGGACGCGATCCGCCTCGGGCTGGAAAGTGGCGGCCGGGTGGGGATCATCGGGGCTGGCTATGTGGGGCTGGAAGTTGCCGCTGCGGCCCGTGAAATGGGCCATGAAGTGGCAGTTATCGAGGCGCAGGACAGGGTCCTCCAGCGGGTGACTTCGCCCATCGTCTCCGACTTTTTTGAGCGCCAGCATCGGGCGCGCGGGGTGGTGTTGCACCTTGGGCAGCAGGTGGCCGGTTTTGTCGGCGAAGGGCGCGTGTCAGCCGTCCGGCTTGCCTCGGGTCAGGACATCCCGGTCGATATCGCGATCGTGGGGATCGGCATCGATGCCGAGACGACGCTTGCTGAAAAGGCGGGTATCGCCTGCGACGGCGGCGTGCTGGTGGACGAATATTGCCGCACGTCGGCCGAGGCTGTTCTGGCCATCGGAGATTGCGCCCGGCATCCGAACGATTTCGCAGGCGGACTGTGGCGGCTCGAGTCCGTACAGCACGCAATGGACTCCGCGGCGATCGCGGCGGACGCCATCATGGACACGCCGACAGAATATAGAGCGCTGCCGACATTCTGGTCCGATCAGTTCGACCTGAAGCTGCAATCGGCCGGCCTGAACAAGGATGCCGACGAAATCATCGTCCGGGGTGACAGTCAGGACGGTCCATTTGCCGCCATATATCTGAAGGAAGGCCGCATCATTTCGATAGATGCGATCAACAGCCCCAAGGATTTCATGGGCGCGCGTTCGCTGATCATCAAGGGCGCCATGCCGGATCGGACGCAGCTTGCAGACATTTCCATCTCTCTGAAGAAGGTCGATTGTCGCGAAGCGCTTCGCGCGACGTGACGCCGAACATGCCGAAACCAGCTCACGCTTCTGCTGGTCGGTCCATACCCGCCGCCGTTCTGGCCCCGAAATTACTGTGATCTGGCTCATCGCGCCGTCCCTCACCGGAGCGATACCCTTCGCGCGGGCTTATTTCGTTGAAAGTGATCTGGACGGCCGCCCTTACAGCCATGATGAACGGGCGTTGGCCTATGCCCGGGCCAAGGGCGAAGTGGACGCGCGTCCATGTCGGAACCGACCAGTGCAGCCACCCTTATCAGGCCGCGCGTCTGAATATCTCGGCGATGAGCTTCGGCGCGCTCGGCGCCAATGCGATCGAGGCGCTGAACCTGGTGCGAAGATCGGCAATTTCTTTCATGACACCGGCGAAGGCGGGTTGCTTCGTTGCACCCGCTTGGGCGGCCGCCCCTTGCCACTCCATTTTTTGGGTGACAACGGCCCTTCACCTGGCCGCCATGCGCCGCGCGGTGGCGTTTGTCGATCTTCCCACTCTAATCATTGGAGGCACGCTCGACCCTACAACGCCACCCTCACATAGTGAAGCGCTCGCCAAGGCAATAACTGGGGCGGAACTCGTTATGCTCGACGCCGCTCATCTATCGAACGTCGAGCAGGCAGACGCATTCACTGAAGCCGTGACGGATTTCCTCGCATGATAGGCCCTCTGGATGTGCGCGCGCTCGTAGTAGGCGGCCAGGCCTTCACCATCCCGGACGTCGCCGACCGATCAGTTGGGAAAGACGGATTGGATTGTCGTGAAAAGATCGTCGACCGTCCGCTCGGGCGATGGATATGCTCGCTTGCTGTGCGTCAATCCGAGCTCGAGAAGGGTCTCGCAGGTCTTGTAGGCCGCCACGCCCGGGTTCACCACCGGGACGGGTAGCGCCTGCGCAAGATAAGCGTGGGATTGGTACATCGTCGTTGAACCGAGAATGATGACGTCTGCACCGTCATCCTCGATCGCGCGCTTCGCCTGCTCCTCGAGGCACCCGAAGACCAGCTCTTCCTTTCCCGATAGCAATTCCTGTGTATCCGGGCGCACGTCGATGTGGCGGATCGAGGCGACCCGATCGCTGAGATCATAGCGTTTTACCAAATCGGTCGACATGACCTTCCACGGCTCCCACATCGTCACGATCGAGAAACGCTTCCCGAGTTGTGTCGCCAGCGCGAAGGCAGACTGCGCCGCGCCGACCACGGGGATCGAGAGCCTCGACCTGAGAGCGGACAGGCCGGAGTCGCTCATGGAAAAGCTGCAGACGACGTCGCACCCATCCGCTTCCGCGCTCACGCCCGCGTCGAGAACGAAGCTGTCCGCCAGCGCCAACTCGTATGGGCTGTCGAGCAATGATGCGCCGCTGCGGGTACCACGGAATTCAATCTCCGTCCCGTCTCGGCGGAGGGTCGACGGAATCTGATCGGCAAACAGCGACAGAGCTAAGCCAGGGACCGGAACAGGCAGGATCATGCGGATGCGGGCCATGGCGTGAACTCTCAGCTTGATTGGGATGACGGTAGGACGGTCGAGGATCAGCGCGCGGTAGCCAGCCGGACTACATTGTCGTCCTGGTCGTTCGCCTGTCGCACGCCCCGCGCCTCCAGAATGGGAAGCACCTCGTCGCGGAAGTAAGGGAATTCCTTGACGTAATCGACGAACGAAAGCGTCGTACCCCTGAAACCGGCATCCTGGATCGCGCAGATCCCGTCGGCGACTTCTTCAGGTGTGCCCGTCAAAGGATAGCCGCCATGCCCACAAGCAAACCTGTCACGGATAAGGGTGAGCAGTTCGTGCGGGAACGATTGGGCATGCGCGAACTGAAGCTCGATCACCCGATTGAGCGTCTCGGTGTCACGATTCTCGAAGCCGAAATACTGAACATAGTCTTCGGCCTCCTTCCTGGTCGGCCGGCAGACGACATGGGCGAATGTCATCACATCGACTTCACGTCCGCGGTCGGCCGCGAGCGCTTTGAGCTCGGCTGTTTCTTTGACCGAGCGCTTCAGGTCGATGGCAGGCGTGAACAGGAAGTCTGCGTTCTTGGTTGCGAACTCGCGGCCGATCGCCGATCCGGCAGCATTGATGACCGGCGGAAGACCGTCAAAAGGCAGCGGGTCCGCGTGGACACCCTTCAGCTTGAAGAACTCGCCGTCGAAATCGAAGCGATCCTTCGAGGTCCACAGGCGGCGGACGATCTCGAACCATTCATCGGCGTAGCGATACCGCGTCTCATGGTCTTCAGGGAGATCGAAGCCGAGAGCTTCCGTCTCCGGGGCGTTCCAACCCGCGACGATGTTGATGCCGGCGCGGCCATGCGCGATCTGGTCGATCGTCGCGATTTGCTTGGCGACGACAACCGGATTATACGCCATCGTATGGACGGTCGAGACGACACTGATCCGCTTGGTCGCCGCAAGGAGCCCGGCTGCCCATGTGAGCGTCTCCAGCACATGCCCTTGGAAATTGCTCGAGCCGGCGTTCGCGTAGGAGATCCAGCGGGCCACGGGCAGCATGAAGTCGATGCCGGCGGCGTCGAGCATCTGGCCGAGCTCGAGGTTATGATCCCAGCTCGCGTCCCAGCGCTCGGGCACGTTCGTGATCGACATTCCGCTGGAGCAGTTCGATGAGAACGTGCCGAGTTTGAAATGATTCTTCTTGCGCAGCCGATTGCCTGGGAACGTCATGGTCGATCCTCTCAATGGGATTAGCTTCTCGCGAGCCGTTCGATCCCTCTAATGACGGGGCCTGAGTTCCGCTCGTTACATCGCTGTAGGCACGATGCCGCGACGATCCGCTATCCTCGCGGCGCTCCGGGTAGCCCGTCGGCGCAGCGAACGACTTGGATGGCGAGATGGCGGGAGATTGGAGGATCGTGAGCCCCGTTCGTGGGCCGTCAGGAGATTCGCCGCGGGTTCACGGCGAGCACGTTCAGGCTTTCGAGCGGAGCGTTTCCGAAGGGAGTTCGCCATAGACCTGCCGGTAAAGGCCACCGGCTCGATGCGATGATGCCGCGCATCCGCATCACTGAACTGCTGCACGAGGTAGCGCAGGAAACCGGATTTCTCGCGGCGTTCACCAATCTGCGCACCGGCGAACCCTGTCCGAATGAAAACGCGATGCTCGCGACCATCCTGGCCGATGCCACCAATCTCGACCTTTCGCGCATGGCGCAGCGGTGCGGGCCGATCGGGTCAGGTGATGCTGCACAAGAGGTTGAGCGCGGCGGCTGCCTCCTTCTCCGGGTTTCAGAGCAACATGGCCCTCGCCGTGTGCAACCGGGATCGTCGAGGGGCGGATTCATGCTTCTGGCGGGCGAAGCCAATTCTCGATCCTGAGGCCGGGAACACGCGCGAACTCACGGACATTGTCTGTCACCAGGGTGGCATCAAGAGCCAGCGCATGGGCCGCAATGAACATGTCGTTTCCGCCGATCGGCGTGCCCTGGCGCTCGAGGGCGGCACGGAGCGCGCCATAGTGGCAATCCGCATCTTCGCCGAGCGGCAGCACGGGAAGCCGCCTGAGGATGCCCTCCAGTTGTGCTGTTAGTCGTGCAGATCCCCGACGCTCAGCACCGAACCGCAATTCACCGGCGACGATAACGCTGGTTGCGACCGCATCGTCGGGTAGTTGGGTGATGCATGCGCCGATCACGCCCCCAGGATGCCGGATAAGATCCGACAGGATGTTGGTGTCGAGGAGATACATGGGTTAGAAGTCGACGGGCTCAGGCGGCGTATCTTCGATCGGTCCAAAATCGTCCTCGATCGGCTCCAGGGTCGCCAGATAAGCGGCCAGCGAGAGTACCGGGGCGGGTTCGATGATGAGTCGATCTCCATCCTTGCGGATGATCGCATCTTCCCCCGGCAGTTCGAACTCGCGCGGGATGCGGACCGCTTGGCTGCGGCCATTCTTGAACAGTTTGACGTGGCGCTGGGCGTTCATGGCAACTCCTTGGCCTATGCTCTTAGCATAGGCCGATGGGAATGAGGAGCGGTTTTGGAAGAGACGAATGGCTCAGGGCGGTCCGCCGTAAGCGCGCATTTCATAGCGCGGAGCTTACGGCGGCAGCGCGGCCATCGTAATTGAACTGGACGGTACCCCGCAGCGCGTGGCGCTTCAGTCGTGCCTTTTGTAGTTGAATGGCAGCAGATCGTCGATATCGGCGTCCAGGGAGCGCTGAGGCATTTGCGTGAAGACATGGCGTAGCCATGCGAGAGGTTCAACGCCGCAAGCGCGGCAAGTCAGCATCAGGCTGTAGATGACGGCACTCGCGCGTGCGCCGTCCACGGTGTCGCAGAAAAGCCAGGATTTTCTTCCTGTTGCAAAGATTCTGATATCGCGTTCGAGAAGATTGTTATCGATCGGCATTCTGCCATCTTCGACATAGCGTTTCAGGTATTCCCACTGATTGAGGGTGTAGGATACCGCATCACCAAGCTTGGTGTCGGGCACAACCTTGGGCGCGATTGCATCGAGCCACGCCTTGAGTGCACCCAGGACCGGGACGCTATGTTTCTGGCGGAAGCGGCGCATGTAGTTGGCCTGCGTTTCCCCCTCTTCGGGTATTTCGTCCCGCGCCTGCCTTTCGATCCGGTAGAGCTGGTCGAATAACTTGAGCGCCTGTGCGGGCGGCCCGCCTTGTTTCTTCCTCGCCTTGAGGGCGTCGGCAAAGCGCCGTCTCGCGTGGGCCATGCAGCCCAGATGTGTGGCCCCTTTCAGGGTGCACCAGGCCGAGTAGCCGTCGCTCATCAGGATGCCGCGATAGTCGCCAAGGAAGGCCTGCGGATATTCCTGTCCGCGACCGGGTTGATAGGGACTGTCAGGAATTTCGTGTGCGGCGAGGCGGTTGACCATCAGGCCGTCATGGCCCTGATGAAGCGTTCGCCGAAGAGCACGGCAAATTGAGCCTTCGCCATGTTCCACTCGCGCGGCGGCATTTTCCACTCTTTCTCCGATCGGTTCAAGATCAGATAGAGAAGCTTGGTTGCCGCCTCATCTTTGGGGAAATGGCCCCGCGCACGAACAGCGCGTCGCAGCTTGGAGTTCAAGGCCTCGATGGCATTGGTGGTGTAGACGATCCGCCTGACTTCGTCGGGGAAGGCGAAAAATGGAATGACCTCGGGCCATGCCCGGCGCCAGCTCTGGCCGATGGCGGGATAGCGCTGTCCCCAGAAGCTCGCTTCGAAGGCCGTCAGCGCTTCCTCGGCGGTCGCGGCATCGACGGCACGGTAGATGGCCTTCAGGGCCGTCCCGAGCGCCTTGCGGTCTTTCCACGCCACGAAATCCATCGAGTTCCTCAGCAGATGGACAATGCAAGTCTGGACCATCGCTTCCGGGAAGACGGCGGTGATGGCATCGGGGAAGCCCTTCAGCCCGTCGACTACCGCCAGCATGATGTCCTCGACGCCGCGGTTGCGCAGTTCGTTCATGACGCGCAGCCAGAACTTGGCACCTTCATTTTGCTCCAGCCATAACCCCAGGACGACCTTGGTGCCGTCGGCCATGACGCCCAACCACATCGCAAACAACGGCATCTTTTGGACCTGGACCTGATCAAAAACGTACAAAGTCGAGCTTAGACCACTCCATATACGTCGATCGCTCCGTCGATATGCCCGCTTTCAGCATGTGTGGCGATCGCGCCCAATGTCCGCAAGTGGTCACGTGCCGCTGGGCGGCTTGCTGCCGCAGTTGCCCTTGCCTCAACGGCTGGGCACGGTCAGCATACGCACCATGCGGATTGAACCAGCCGAATACGAACGCCTGAGGTCTTGGCTCATGCAAATGGCCCCCAAGGTCTTTTCCCCTGATTTGTTGAATGCCGAAACCGATCCGATAGCTGTGCTTGACCGAATCGCATCGAAATCCCTCGCTAAAGCAAGAAGCGGCTTGAGCATGGCCATTGGGGATATTGTCGATTTCACCAGTAGTTGGCCGGAGAGCCAAGTCTTGAAGTGCAACGACGAACTTTCCCATGACGGCTTGCCAACCCTAACCGAGATGCAAGCGCGATTTTCCAAGGTTGTTCAGCGGGCGGTCCGTCGAGGGCGGATAAAAGATGATGAGGAATTCTATGCCTTGCGGAATGCAGTCGCGCAGCCTGGTGCGGATGCAGCGATTTTGTGGCCGATGCTTGATGCCTACGAAGTTCAAGATGTGAGCAGGGGTCCGCATTCAAGAACAGATGCCTAGCACATCTATGGCGTAGATTGGTCGTTAGATACCCAGACCGCATCGACAAATTCTGCACAAGAATGGTCGAGACGGGTAATTGACCGAAGCGAAGCGTTGTCATTCCGCCTCAAAGCCTTTGTGGTAGGTAACCTCTCCCTCGCAGGGATCACCGCAAAGCAGTAGAGACTGAAAATATTCCGGTGGCACGTCGCCATAGCGAAGGGCATGGTTGCTGCTAAAGCCGAAACGGCTATAATAATTCGGCTCGCCGAGTACAACGCACCCTGACGCGCCACGGTCTTGCAGCAACTTCAATCCTTCCCGGATCAACGCGCTCCCTGTGCCTCTGCGCTGAACTTGCGGGGAAACCGACACCGGCCCCATGCCATACCAGCCACCCCCATCACCAGCGATCAGAACAGGTGAAAAAGCGACATGACCAATAAGCATATCATCCTGTTCTGCGATGAGAGAAATAATCAATGCACCAGCGTCTCTCAATGCATCGACAATCGCTCCTTCGGTCTCATTACTGTGATCGATGCCTTTGAAGGCAGCTTTGATGAGTGATCGAATTTTGGGCACATCTTCGGACGTTTCGGGGCGGATGATCATCGTATCATTCTGGCGAGATCGTCAGCATACCGCAATAATTAATTCAATCGCCGGGTGGTTTCAGGAACCGGGCGTCAGCGGCGGAATAACCGAAACTGGTCGCTTGCCGCAGGGCTGCTTACCGCCTTTGCAAAGCTACCTCCGTTCGACCCTGCCCAGCTGCCATTTCCGCCACGCTGGCTTCCGTCCGCGGATGACGCGAGAGGCCTCTTCCTCGTGATCCTGTGGCGCCCCTAGGTAACCCGCAACAGTCTGGCCAGTTGCCCTGACGTCGTCTCGGAAGAGGAAGCCGGACACTTCGTGTAGCCACACCCGCCGGCCCATTCGATAGTACCAGCGGATAGCATGACGGATCTTGGGATCAGAATGCCAAGCCCAACGGATCAGTGCGCGCGGGCGCAACTGCACCACCGCTTCAATCAGCTTCACCCACAGGAAGAGCCGCCATGGCGGCATTCTCGTCATGCCCAGAACCTGATGTTTATAGTCCCACTTAGTCAGGTCGGATTGCACGACGGGCCGATCCTTCGCAATCCGGAAGAAGGGCGTCCATCGGTGTGGCGTGACATAGAGCGCCTGGATCTGGTCGGCGTCGTAGGAAATGAGCTGCCTGAGGCCGCGAAGCATGTCTACATCCGTCTGGTCGTCGAACCCCGCAACCCACGTGACCATGGAAAGGATGCGGCGGCGGCGGAGCAGTCGGATCGCTTCGCGGTCACTGGCTGTCGCCCCGCCCTTTCTGATAAGCCTCAATGTGGCCTCGTCCGTATTCTCCATGCCCATCAGAAACCGCTCAAAGCCGGCCTTTTTGTAGAGGTGGAGGATGTCGGCGTCGCGGACAATATCGTCAGCCCGCGTTGACCCGACCAGAGTCACCGATATGTCTTCGGCGATCAGCGCTTCCAGAAAGGCCTTCCATGGCTTCCTTCCAGCGCTGGGATTCTCGTCCGCGAAATTGAACACCTCCACGCCATGGTCACGATGGAGCCGCGCCATCTCGCGGGCGAGCAGAACAGGATCGCGGTGGCGCCAGCGCGTCCAGAAGCCTCGCTGGCCACAATAGTTGCATAGATGAGGGCATCCTCGGGAAAACTGGATCACGACCGCGCGCTTGCCGCCCCAATAGCTGTAACGCGCGTGGTCGATAAGTTCCCAACCCACGCGATAGGCGTCCAGATCGGTGATGACGGGTGCTGCCTCGGTGGCGAGTAGCTCTCCAGCTTGCCGATAGGCGATGCCTGGCACCTCCCCCAATGGTCCGCCTTGCGCGATCGCCCGCATGAGACGGCGCGCCGTCTCTTCGCCTTCTCCCCGCACGATCGCCTGCACGTACGGTTCCTGAACGAGAATTTCGCGCCAAAAATAGGTTGGGTGAACACCGCCGTAGACGATGGCTGCATGGGGCAGTGCCTGAGAAACGGCGGCAGAGACCTGAGAAATGATCGGGTGCCCAGATGATGAGCCCGAATGGCCGAACAACACGGCGTCCGGGGAACGTCGAACGATTTCAGCAACGAGGTCGCCCAGCGGCATAGGTCCGAATTCTGCATCGATCAGTTCCACGCGGTGGCCATCATCGATCAGGGGGCCGCCGACGCAGAGCAAACCAAAGGGAGGTAATTGCTCCCTTGGAATGCGGCTCCCGATCGCCGGATGGGGGATATTCACCAGAAGAATATACAAATCAGCTATCCTCGGCCTGTATCGACCTCCGTCTGCCATGGTGCGGGTCAAGGGATGATGAACATCTGAAGGAGAAACAATGGAAAAATTGGAGGCCAGGCTGGTGCAATATCAGGTTCTGGCGGACCATCGCCTGCATTTTGGCAAGCTCTACTTCCTGGTGATCGCGACCAACCTCGTGACACTGACGGGCGCCACGGTGGCAATCGTGATCGCTCGGCCGGCATGGTGGATCGCCATGCGATTGATAGCGGGCATCGTTTTGGTGGGCACCGCCTTTGTTGCGCACCGTCTCCATCATCAAGAAGGGAGCTACGCTGCCGCGCTGCGGTCAATCGAAGAAGAGGAAGAATCCATGCTCACGCTTTCCAGCTCAGGCGGGTTCGGCGCTCGGCAGATT
This window of the Sphingobium sp. EM0848 genome carries:
- a CDS encoding NAD(P)/FAD-dependent oxidoreductase, whose product is MNERIAADVLVIGGGHAGAHLAISLRQKDFSGTITIVSDEPTLPYDRPPLSKAYLIGNMQIDRLLLRDNAYWTEQQVHFELGCRVSVLDTEHKQVELEDGRAIAFQWCVLATGGKVRSLVCPGSKLGGIHYLRTVADVDAIRLGLESGGRVGIIGAGYVGLEVAAAAREMGHEVAVIEAQDRVLQRVTSPIVSDFFERQHRARGVVLHLGQQVAGFVGEGRVSAVRLASGQDIPVDIAIVGIGIDAETTLAEKAGIACDGGVLVDEYCRTSAEAVLAIGDCARHPNDFAGGLWRLESVQHAMDSAAIAADAIMDTPTEYRALPTFWSDQFDLKLQSAGLNKDADEIIVRGDSQDGPFAAIYLKEGRIISIDAINSPKDFMGARSLIIKGAMPDRTQLADISISLKKVDCREALRAT
- a CDS encoding alpha/beta hydrolase is translated as MRRAVAFVDLPTLIIGGTLDPTTPPSHSEALAKAITGAELVMLDAAHLSNVEQADAFTEAVTDFLA
- a CDS encoding aspartate/glutamate racemase family protein encodes the protein MARIRMILPVPVPGLALSLFADQIPSTLRRDGTEIEFRGTRSGASLLDSPYELALADSFVLDAGVSAEADGCDVVCSFSMSDSGLSALRSRLSIPVVGAAQSAFALATQLGKRFSIVTMWEPWKVMSTDLVKRYDLSDRVASIRHIDVRPDTQELLSGKEELVFGCLEEQAKRAIEDDGADVIILGSTTMYQSHAYLAQALPVPVVNPGVAAYKTCETLLELGLTHSKRAYPSPERTVDDLFTTIQSVFPN
- a CDS encoding LLM class flavin-dependent oxidoreductase — its product is MTFPGNRLRKKNHFKLGTFSSNCSSGMSITNVPERWDASWDHNLELGQMLDAAGIDFMLPVARWISYANAGSSNFQGHVLETLTWAAGLLAATKRISVVSTVHTMAYNPVVVAKQIATIDQIAHGRAGINIVAGWNAPETEALGFDLPEDHETRYRYADEWFEIVRRLWTSKDRFDFDGEFFKLKGVHADPLPFDGLPPVINAAGSAIGREFATKNADFLFTPAIDLKRSVKETAELKALAADRGREVDVMTFAHVVCRPTRKEAEDYVQYFGFENRDTETLNRVIELQFAHAQSFPHELLTLIRDRFACGHGGYPLTGTPEEVADGICAIQDAGFRGTTLSFVDYVKEFPYFRDEVLPILEARGVRQANDQDDNVVRLATAR
- a CDS encoding type II toxin-antitoxin system VapC family toxin gives rise to the protein MYLLDTNILSDLIRHPGGVIGACITQLPDDAVATSVIVAGELRFGAERRGSARLTAQLEGILRRLPVLPLGEDADCHYGALRAALERQGTPIGGNDMFIAAHALALDATLVTDNVREFARVPGLRIENWLRPPEA
- a CDS encoding antitoxin, which encodes MNAQRHVKLFKNGRSQAVRIPREFELPGEDAIIRKDGDRLIIEPAPVLSLAAYLATLEPIEDDFGPIEDTPPEPVDF
- a CDS encoding IS256 family transposase, which gives rise to MPLFAMWLGVMADGTKVVLGLWLEQNEGAKFWLRVMNELRNRGVEDIMLAVVDGLKGFPDAITAVFPEAMVQTCIVHLLRNSMDFVAWKDRKALGTALKAIYRAVDAATAEEALTAFEASFWGQRYPAIGQSWRRAWPEVIPFFAFPDEVRRIVYTTNAIEALNSKLRRAVRARGHFPKDEAATKLLYLILNRSEKEWKMPPREWNMAKAQFAVLFGERFIRAMTA
- a CDS encoding GNAT family N-acetyltransferase; protein product: MIIRPETSEDVPKIRSLIKAAFKGIDHSNETEGAIVDALRDAGALIISLIAEQDDMLIGHVAFSPVLIAGDGGGWYGMGPVSVSPQVQRRGTGSALIREGLKLLQDRGASGCVVLGEPNYYSRFGFSSNHALRYGDVPPEYFQSLLLCGDPCEGEVTYHKGFEAE
- the bchE gene encoding magnesium-protoporphyrin IX monomethyl ester anaerobic oxidative cyclase — encoded protein: MYILLVNIPHPAIGSRIPREQLPPFGLLCVGGPLIDDGHRVELIDAEFGPMPLGDLVAEIVRRSPDAVLFGHSGSSSGHPIISQVSAAVSQALPHAAIVYGGVHPTYFWREILVQEPYVQAIVRGEGEETARRLMRAIAQGGPLGEVPGIAYRQAGELLATEAAPVITDLDAYRVGWELIDHARYSYWGGKRAVVIQFSRGCPHLCNYCGQRGFWTRWRHRDPVLLAREMARLHRDHGVEVFNFADENPSAGRKPWKAFLEALIAEDISVTLVGSTRADDIVRDADILHLYKKAGFERFLMGMENTDEATLRLIRKGGATASDREAIRLLRRRRILSMVTWVAGFDDQTDVDMLRGLRQLISYDADQIQALYVTPHRWTPFFRIAKDRPVVQSDLTKWDYKHQVLGMTRMPPWRLFLWVKLIEAVVQLRPRALIRWAWHSDPKIRHAIRWYYRMGRRVWLHEVSGFLFRDDVRATGQTVAGYLGAPQDHEEEASRVIRGRKPAWRKWQLGRVERR